The Gouania willdenowi chromosome 20, fGouWil2.1, whole genome shotgun sequence genome window below encodes:
- the arhgap12b gene encoding rho GTPase-activating protein 12b isoform X13 translates to MKSGPGAAFVWWTMFSYLRSPHYITTSPMGLGHSDSPVYTNLQELKISQSSLPPVPSGSPLHILGDWETHKDLSGRHFYYNRASGERTWKPPRSRDTISTSTVRGESQATTDSELLSLEENGHSTHSSLSDSHYGSPLRGWSEELDEHGHTLYVSEYTQEKWIKHIDEKGRPYYYSSDGSRSEWELPKHNVSPQSGEVPKSRSLERKQPDPIVLTKWRHSTYVLDLNDKECSSLNKWSSPDSDSCSSSPKHPFTPSEKCGVLNVTKITENGKRVRKNWASSWTVLQGFSLLFAKGQGGSTSWSHCHSGGSLSMLLLTLLSTWRRSLKPLPAVTCRPVHAAKFGSNQSKPEFTVDLRGGSVEWASKDKSSKKHVIELKTRQGTELLIQSEIDSVINDWYRTLTETINTHALEWDEAIEEDLPESPGGEKQDKEKELKEKESRRSRGMSCCLTEVYLHSSLVCVSVVMKASVSMDSSDQKKTRMKLRKFLTRRPTYQAVRDKGYIKDQVFGCSLSNLCQRENSSVPSFVKMCIEHVEDSGLSIDGLYRVSGNLAVIQKLRFAVNHDETVELTDNKWEDIHVTTGALKMFFRELPEPLFTYGSFTDFINAIKCSDYKQRVTSIKELIKKLPKANHDTMQVLFKHLRRVIDHSESNRMTTQSVAIVFGPTLLRPETETGNMAVYMVYQNQIVELILLEYDSVFGR, encoded by the exons ACAACCTCACCTATGGGGCTGGGCCACTCAGACTCACCAGTCTATACCAACCTACAGGAGCTGAAGATCTCCCAGTCTAGTCTACCGCCTGTGCCCTCAGGCTCTCCGCTCCACATCCTGGGTGACTGGGAGACCCACAAAGACCTTAGTGGGAGGCATTTCTACTACAATCGAGCCAGTGGGGAACGTACCTGGAAGCCTCCACGGAGCAGAGACACCATTAGCACCAGCACTGTGCGAGGAGAGAGCCAGGCCACCACTGACAGTGAG CTGCTTTCTTTAGAGGAAAACGGCCACAGTACTCACTCCAGTCTGTCAGACAGCCACTACGGGTCACCCCTTAGAGGCTGGTCTGAGGAGCTGGACGAGCATGGACACACACTTTATGTGTCTGAATACACACAGGAGAAG TGGATAAAGCACATTGATGAGAAAGGCCGGCCCTACTACTACAGCTCTGACGGCTCAAGATCAGAATGGGAGCTGCCTAAG CACAACGTCTCCCCCCAGTCTGGTGAGGTCCCCAAGAGCCGCAGTCTGGAGAGAAAACAGCCAGATCCCATTGTCCTCACGAAGTGGAGGCACAGCACCTATGTGTTAGACCTTAATGACAAG GAATGTTCTTCATTGAATAAGTGGAGCTCTCCAGACTCTGACTCCTGCTCCTCTTCTCCTAAGCACCCTTTTACT CCCTCAGAGAAATGTGGAGTCCTTAATGTCACCAAGATCACAGAGAATGGAAAGAGAGTGCG GAAAAACTGGGCCTCGTCATGGACCGTGTTGCAAGGTTTCTCGTTGCTTTTTGCAAAAGGCCAAGGGGGGAGCACTAGCTGG TCCCATTGCCACAGTGGAGGCTCTCTGTCCATGCTGCTCCTCACGCTGCTGAGCACCTGGAGGCGCTCATTAAAGCCACTCCCTGCTGTGACCTGCAGGCCTGTGCACGCTGCT AAGTTTGGCAGTAATCAGTCCAAACCAGAGTTCACAGTGGATCTGCGAGGGGGGTCGGTGGAGTGGGCATCGAAGGACAAGTCCAGCAAGAAGCACGTCATTGAG CTGAAGACTCGCCAGGGAACGGAGCTGCTGATTCAGTCTGAGATTGACAGCGTAATCAATGACTGGTACCGGACCCTCACAGAGACCATCAACACACAT GCGTTAGAGTGGGACGAGGCCATTGAGGAGGATTTGCCTGAGTCTCCAGGAGGTGAGAAACAGGACAAAGAGAAGGAGCTGAAGGAGAAGGAGTCCAGAAGGAGTAGAGGTATGTCCTGCTGCCTCACAGAGGTTTATCTCCACAGCTcactcgtgtgtgtgtctgtagttatGAAGGCCTCCGTTAGCATGGACTCTTCAGACCAGAAGAAAACCAGGATGAAGCTAAGGAAGTTCCTGACACGCAGACCTACATATCAGGCGGTACGGGACAAAGGATACATCAAAG ATCAGGTGTTCGGCTGCAGTCTGAGCAATTTATGTCAGCGAGAGAACTCGTCAGTGCCCAGCTTTGTTAAAATGTGCATCGAACATGTAGAGGACTCTG GCCTGAGCATAGACGGTCTGTACAGAGTGAGTGGAAACCTGGCAGTGATCCAGAAGCTGCGCTTTGCCGTCAACCACG ATGAGACGGTGGAGCTGACAGACAATAAGTGGGAGGACATCCACGTCACCACTGGAGCTCTTAAGATGTTCTTCAGGGAGCTTCCTGAGCCTCTCTTTACCTATGGGTCCTTCACCGACTTCATCAATGCCATCA AGTGCTCTGACTACAAGCAGCGAGTGACTTCCATCAAAGAACTCATCAAAAAGCTGCCAAAAGCCAACCATGACACCATGCAGGTGCTCTTCAAACATCTGCGCAG GGTGATCGACCACAGTGAATCCAACCGTATGACGACGCAGAGCGTAGCCATTGTGTTCGGACCCACTCTGCTGCGGCCAGAGACTGAGACAGGAAACATGGCCGTGTACATGGTTTACCAGAACCAGATAGTGGAGCTCATACTGCTGGAGTACGACAGTGTTTTTGGAAGGTAG